The following proteins are co-located in the Camelina sativa cultivar DH55 chromosome 12, Cs, whole genome shotgun sequence genome:
- the LOC104732698 gene encoding probable metal-nicotianamine transporter YSL4, whose protein sequence is METEITKSTEITETLLLQATNLDDDDEDVPEWKDQITIRGLVASALLGTLFCIITHKLNLTIGIIPSLNVAAGLLGFFFVKSWTGFLSQLGFSPKPFTKQENTVIQTCVVSCYGLAYSGGFGSYLIAMDDRTYKLIGADYPGNNPEDVINPGLWWMTGFLFVVSFLGLFSLVPLRKVMILDYKLTYPSGTATAMLINSFHNNTGAELAGNQVKCLGKYLSLSLVWSCFKWFFSGIGGACGFDHFPTLGLTLFKYTFYFDFSPTFIGCGMICPHLVNCSVLLGAIISWGFLWPFISQHAGDWYPSDLEANDFKGLYGYKVFIPTAIILGDGLYNLIKIIVVTVKEFGNTNSKQHHLPLFTDILGTNETSKLLLEKKKRDDVFLKDRIPLGFAVSGYMGLAAVSTATVPLIFPPLKWYLVLCTYMVAPALAFCNSYGAGLTDMSMPSTYGKTGLFIIASIVGSKGGVIAGLAACGLMMSIVSTAADLMQDFKTGYLTLSSAKSMFVTQLLGTAMGCIITPITFWLFWTAFDIGDPDGVYKAPYAVIYREMAILGIEGFAKLPKHCLALCCGFFIAALAVNLVREITPLKISKFIPLPMAMAGPFYIGAYFTIDMFIGTVIMFVWERMNKKDADDYSGAVASGLICGDGIWTIPSAILSILRINPPICMYFGPS, encoded by the exons atgGAGACGGAGATTACAAAGTCAACGGAGATAACAGAGACATTGTTGTTACAAGCCACGAATCTggatgacgatgatgaagatgtcCCCGAGTGGAAGGACCAGATCACGATCCGAGGCTTGGTCGCTAGTGCCCTGTTGGGGACATTGTTCTGTATCATAACCCATAAGCTCAATCTAACAATCGGAATCATTCCTTCGCTAAACGTAGCTGCTGGTCTTCTcggcttcttcttcgtcaagtcGTGGACTGGCTTCTTGtctcaattagggttttcaccTAAACCTTTTACTAAGCAAGAGAACACTGTTATTCAGACTTGCGTTGTCTCCTGCTACGGCCTTGCTTACAGCG gaGGGTTTGGTTCGTATTTGATAGCTATGGATGATAGAACGTATAAGCTCATTGGTGCTGATTATCCTGGAAACAATCCTGAAGATGTTATAAATCCTGGATTGTGGTGGATGACTGgctttttatttgttgttagcTTCCTCGGTCTCTTCAGTCTCGTTCCACTTCGCAAG GTGATGATTTTGGACTACAAGCTTACGTATCCCAGTGGAACCGCTACAGCAATGTTGATTAACAGTTTCCACAACAACACTGGAGCAGAGCTTGCAGG AAACCAAGTTAAATGTCTTGGGAAGTACCTGAGCCTTAGCTTAGTTTGGAGTTGCTTCAAGTGGTTCTTCAGTGGTATTGGTGGTGCCTGTGGGTTTGATCACTTTCCCACTCTTGGTTTGACGCTGTTCAAGTACAC GTTTTACTTTGATTTCAGTCCTACTTTTATTGGATGTGGTATGATCTGTCCCCATTTGGTGAACTGTTCTGTTCTTCTCGGTGCAATCATTTCTTGGGGTTTTCTCTGGCCATTTATATCACAGCATGCTGGCGACTGGTATCCATCTGACCTTGAGGCCAACGACTTCAAAGGTCTCTATGGCTATAAG GTCTTTATTCCCACTGCTATCATCCTTGGTGACGGTCTCTACAACCTCATTAAGATCATTGTTGTCACTGTGAAAGAGTTCGGCAACACAAACTCCAAACAACACCACCTACCTCTCTTTACCGACATCTTAGGTACGAATGAGACCTCGAAGTTACtgctggagaagaagaaaagagatgacGTATTTCTCAAGGACCGTATACCCCTAGGGTTTGCGGTTTCTGGTTATATGGGTCTGGCAGCCGTTTCAACCGCTACAGTTCCGTTGATATTCCCACCACTGAAATGGTACTTAGTCCTCTGTACATACATGGTTGCCCCGGCTCTTGCTTTTTGCAACTCATATGGAGCAGGGCTAACGGATATGAGCATGCCTTCAACCTACGGAAAGACTGGTCTTTTCATCATCGCTTCAATCGTAGGTAGTAAAGGTGGAGTCATTGCCGGTTTAGCAGCATGTGGTCTTATGATGTCAATCGTCTCAACTGCAGCTGATCTCATGCAGGACTTTAAAACAGGTTACCTCACATTGTCGTCTGCAAAATCCATGTTTGTAACTCAGCTTTTAGGTACAGCTATGGGTTGCATAATCACTCCTATCACGTTCTGGCTGTTTTGGACTGCTTTTGATATCGGTGATCCTGATGGTGTCTACAAAGCACCTTACGCTGTCATCTACCGCGAAATGGCTATTCTAGGGATAGAAGGCTTTGCAAAACTGCCTAAGCATTGTTTGGCTCTTTGTTGCGGATTCTTCATCGCTGCTCTGGCTGTTAATCTAGTAAGAGAAATCACACCGCTGAAGATCTCTAAGTTCATACCACTTCCAATGGCTATGGCTGGTCCGTTCTACATAGGAGCGTACTTCACCATCGACATGTTCATAGGAActgtgattatgtttgtatgggAACGGATGAATAAGAAAGACGCAGATGATTACTCGGGTGCAGTAGCTTCAGGACTGATCTGTGGCGATGGAATCTGGACTATCCCATCCGCCATTCTTTCAATCTTAAGAATCAATCCACCCATCTGTATGTACTTTGGACCATCCTAG